The Kryptolebias marmoratus isolate JLee-2015 linkage group LG18, ASM164957v2, whole genome shotgun sequence genome includes a region encoding these proteins:
- the LOC108247550 gene encoding myomegalin isoform X6: protein MDSSRDETNRSPAVQMHSFREFEQHLNDLKKENFSLKLRIYFLEEKIQQKFEESSNEVHRRNIELKVEVESLKKELEEKQELLDKALSTAEALSNQNEAQLLRRLAEQQQDVSRVQEVLETKVQLLEKGAELARDQAHRMAQLADSEARRRLVLEREMEERMEEPRGPEGPSAQRASTDEDRLIEELTQEKHSLALRVEELEVKVHSLSSSLKRKEREAEVLMDEQQGRLGRYERAAGQCVGELQKAQNRVCSLQAKIRESETRNQKLQERLAEMELELRSAREEAQQQERNVQNLTDAVGSREAEVSELYRVIEEQNKMLSSLRDLQRSGSEAAPGQTEVLALQASLFQAQLELQAGQRAQRQAARAQEVQNRALERLEKDLQGALQHRRETDRHNQELQLVLQKVRSALQENEEQLRQNQQERQREDEEAQRTIKELRTSLQTKEKLVEEYCELLEDPKGTRDSQVLKLRQRITERDRALERAVDEKFRSVEQKEEELHGLQLLLRERDRDLDRQRCVLSNNEETIASLEALLRGKVLELDRVSNAWRTVQRQQQDGEDRQNRILREKDAIVGQLQEVLHARTQEAQELRCSLLPQVHSAPGLVLEELKVRLQLKDRLFQEVLADQTRQAQEHQEQVQDLLRTISCRDQYIQDSTSRLGEVLAEQASRLQELRRQLSSGSGSQPDSGPELQELQELQEELRLALRREQENRAAQLASLSRSLNMKEETIRDLQRQLADPSDLPLVERLTQEVQELREILVQQDAGLVPGRDRDWPNGRQPEFGGLSSEDNEDLKSEVTGSVDEGDPKAQDVDGPGLTGVQQLLEQKQEVENQLRELKTQLDKSGFSSLSHMRKALFSLQAENEGLKQGMLGGEKEEEEEEESCELWDAWDEELSPSQDSANELKDGLQRPPLSQRTVCLQQQSRDLQERLMVSEATVQVQAEQLKDYRDLLTETAVQQDSKQVQVDLQDLGYETCGRSENEAERDGTSSPEFDDLEMCTSLDCGSQWWPASSSSSTKTTTQSSGSGDEASSLQRLVEDLHSQLSRSQGVIRGLQSRLRSLSTPGTSSAPRKVNWSSPQSGTEEDEGWQSSDGGVSASPRHLHPDKDLQELTSRVDALEDQLRKGGKKTEDGDSATWPGNIDSLIKAQARELSHLRQRLREGRGVCSILTQHLGDTTKAFEELLRANDVDYYMGQSFRDQLAQGSALAQRVSSKISGRDRSEDPDEKTELLAIRLSKELQQKDKVIESLRAKLNLHHHHRPDTPCSSHALSDTTDQSDRISYVSDEHGSTNEDPEFCFDVDGANELGLEETRSSAGVRTESHHAISVSRRPSAPPSVTSSHRSQSCLSCPSMHCSGSPHRPADVQSLTAPVFTSCHPLTSSSSQRTPLSVPLPPSTRRTQSSRRVGFCLAEVQQELQMLQKQLRGDERFPSPRSRPLSGFPLAHQQPVDPSSFLPPLSFQSFQPSPFSSAASSISLDAGVAMRGGAGLLESSALWEMTYGSRAPRVGADLSTGSSGYQSGTSHTGSDLMKEHLREIRSLRQRLEDSIQTNDRLRQQLEDKMTRTASEKGGPTNIYIQGLDSVSQLSSKIRLLKEENFSLQAQLKLAATEGSKEAEHLREAVLLEQSRVKEAELDAERWAGLSRQLQAEAEVQRQEAAQLKQDRLRNQETINRLQHEASVLQQQLNESRSLVPELQNELQTRRRDTGQVNDSFDPRELHVQLDHQLIGQTDMSPAARRRLFSENVPPLPVRGAGVSGASSPQRPEQKHREAADPDTSPPQAPAPGGSFADRRGCHALGHLQDFKALQQQLLEGSALLLNMEAALCSLKASQQLHQPSDSGCVRKLLSDSQTLNRILQEAHSLLRRFWRAALPDSDGTRLDGSLAEEVVSLRLKLSERETALQETTDRLRSSSLSRDSMERLIVSQLSRTRDVLQKAKSNLQENQLRISSSSSFLLLPHLTC, encoded by the exons CACCTGAACGACCTGAAGAAGGAGAACTTCAGCCTGAAGCTCAGGATCTACTTCCTGGAGGAGAAAATCCAGCAGAAGTTTGAGGAGAGCAGCAATGAGGTGCACCGGAGG AACATCGAGCTGAAGGTTGAAGTTGAGAGTTtgaagaaggagctggaggagaagcaggagCTTCTGGACAAAGCTCT ATCCACAGCAGAggctttatccaatcagaatgaAGCGCAGCTGCTGCGCCGCCTGgccgagcagcagcaggacgtCAGCCGCGTTCAGGAGGTCCTGGAGACCAAAGTCCAGCTGCTGGAGAAG GGGGCGGAGCTGGCTCGGGACCAGGCCCACAGGATGGCCCAGCTGGCCGACTCGGAGGCCCGGCGCCGACTGGTtctggagcgggagatggaggagaggaTGGAGGAACCCAGAGGCCCAGAGGGACCGAGCGCCCAGCGAGCTTCAACCGATGAAGACAG GCTGATCGAGGAGCTGACGCAGGAGAAACACTCGCTGGCTCTGCgggtggaggagctggaggtcaaagttcacagccTTTCGTCGTCCCTGAAGAGGAAGGAGCGAGAAGCAGAG GTTCTGATGGACGAGCAGCAGGGCCGGCTCGGTCGGTATGAGAGAGCAGCGGGTCAGTGTGTCGGGGAGCTGCAGAAGGCCCAGAACCGGGTCTGTTCTCTGCAGGCCAAGATCAGAGAGAGCGAGACAAGAAACCAG AAGCTGCAGGAGCGTCTCGCTGAGATGGAGCTGGAGCTGCGGTCGGCCCGAGAGGAGGCCCAGCAGCAGGAGAGGAACGTCCAGAACCTCACTGATGCCGTCGGCTCCAGGGAGGCGGAG GTTTCTGAGCTGTACCGAGTGATCGAGGAGCAGAACAAGATGCTGAGTTCTCTCAGAGACCTGCAG CGGTCCGGTTCCGAGGCTGCTCCGGGTCAGACCGAGGTTCTGGCTCTGCAGGCATCTCTGTTCCAGGctcagctggagctgcaggCCGGGCAGCGGGCGCAGCGGCAGGCGGCCCGGGCTCAGGAGGTCCAGAACCGGGCCCTGGAGAGGCTGGAGAAAgacctgcagggggcgctgcagcACAGGAGGGAGACGGACAGACACAACCAG gagctgcagctggttctACAGAAGGTCCGATCCGCTCTGCAGGAGAACGAGGAGCAGCTGAGGCAGAACCAGcaggagagacagagggaggacgaggaggcccagaggaccATCAAAGAGCTGAGGACGTCCCTGCAGACCAAAGAGAAGCTTGTGGAG GAATACTGCGAGCTGCTGGAGGATCCGAAGGGAACCAGAGACTCTCAGGTTCTGAAACTTCGTCAGCGGATCACGGAGCGAGACCGAGCTCTGGAG CGAGCCGTGGACGAGAAGTTCCGATCCGTGgagcagaaagaggaggaaCTTCATggtcttcagctgctgctccggGAGAGGGACAGGGACCTGGACCGGCAGCGCTGCGTCCTGTCCAACAACGAGGAGACCATAGCT AGTCTGGAGGCACTGCTGAGGGGGAAGGTTCTGGAGCTGGACCGGGTGTCCAATGCCTGGAGGACCGTCCAGAGACAGCAGCAGGACGGAGAGGACAGGCAGAACCGGATCCTCAGGGAGAAGGACGCCATCGTGGGTCAGCTGCAGGAGGTGCTGCACGCTCGGACGCAGGaggctcag gagctgcGCTGCTCCCTGCTGCCTCAGGTCCATTCTGCTCCTGGCCTGGttctggaggagctgaaggtcCGTCTCCAGCTTAAGGACCGCCTCTTCCAGGAAGTGTTGGCCGACCAGACCCGTCAGGCCCAGGAGCACCAGGAGCAGGTCCAAGATCTGCTCAGAACCATCAGCTGCAGGGATCAGTACATTCAG GACTCGACGAGCCGACTCGGAGAGGTTCTGGCTGAGCAGGCGTCCAGACTCCAGGAGCTCCGCAGACAGCTGAGCTCTGGTTCTGGATCGCAGCCGGACTCGGGCccggagctgcaggagctgcaggagctgcaggaggagctgcgCCTGGCCCTGAGGAGGGAGCAGGAGAACCGGGCCGCCCAGCTGGCCTCCCTCAGCAGGAGTCTGAACATGAAGGAGGAGACGATCCGG GACCTCCAGAGGCAGCTGGCGGATCCGTCAGACCTCCCTCTGGTGGAACGGCTCACCCAGGAGGTCCAGGAGCTGAGGGAGATTCTGGTCCAGCAGGATGCTGGCCTGGTACCGGGCAGGGACCGGGACTGGCCCAACGGCAGGCAGCCCGAGTTCGGAG gtCTGAGTTCAGAAGATAATGAGGACCTGAAGAGTGAAGTCACTGGAAGTGTTGATGAAGGCGACCCGAAGGCGCAG GATGTGGATGGTCCGGGTCTGACGGGggtccagcagctgctggagcagAAACAAGAGGTGGAGAATCAACTGAGGGAGCTGAAGACGCAGCTGGACAAGTCTGgattctcctctctgtctcatATGAG GAAAGCTCTGTTCAGCCTGCAGGCAGAGAATGAAGGTCTGAAGCAAGGCATGCTGGGAGgtgagaaggaagaggaggaggaggaggagagctgtGAGCTGTGGGACGCCTGGGACGAAGAGCTGTCTCCATCTCAG GACTCTGCTAATGAGTTGAAGGACGGTCTGCAGCGTCCCCCTCTGTCTCAAAGGACGgtctgtctgcagcagcagagcagagaccTGCAGGAGAGGCTGATGGTGTCAGAGGCCACGGTCCAGGTCCAGGCCGAGCAGCTCAAAGACTACAGAGACCTGCTGA cagaaacagccGTGCAGCAGGACAGTAAGCAGGTCCAAGTGGACCTGCAGGACCTGGGCTATGAGACCTGCGGCCGCAGCGAGAACGAGGCTGAGAGGGACGGAACCAGCAGTCCAG AGTTTGATGACCTGGAGATGTGCACGTCCCTGGACTGTGGTTCCCAGTGGTGGCCCgccagctccagcagctccaccaAAACCACCACGCAGAGCTCCGGCTCCGGGGACGAGGCCTCGTCTCTGCAGCGCCTGGTGGAGGACCTCCACTCGCAGCTGTCCCGCTCCCAGGGGGTGATCCGTGGGCTGCAGAGCCGCCTCCGCTCCCTCTCCACCCCTGGTACCTCCTCCGCTCCCCGTAAGGTCAACTGGTCATCCCCGCAGAGCGGGACGGAGGAGGATGAGGGCTGGCAGTCCTCTGACGGAGGGGTGTCGGCGTCGCCCCGTCACCTCCACCCAGACAAGGACCTGCAGGAGCTCACGTCCCGAGTGGACGCCTTGGAGGACCAGCTGAGGAAAGGTGGCAAGAAGACGGAGGATGGAGACTCTGCCACGTGGCCAGG gaACATCGACTCGTTGATCAAGGCTCAGGCCCGAGAGCTGTCCCACCTCCGCCAGCGGCTGCGCGAGGGCCGAGGTGTCTGCAGCATCCTCACCCAGCACCTGGGGGACACCACCAAGGCCTTTGAGGAGCTGCTGAGGGCCAACGACGTCGACTACTACATGGGCCAGAGCTTCAGGGATCAGCTGGCTCAAGGCAGTGCTCTGGCTCAGAGGGTCAGCTCCAAGATCAGCGGGC GGGATCGTTCTGAGGATCCAGACGAGAAGACGGAGCTGCTCGCCATCCG ACTCAGtaaagagctgcagcagaaggaTAAAGTCATCGAGTCTCTGCGAGCAAAACTAaaccttcatcatcatcatcgacCTGACACGCCCTGCAGCAGCCACGCCCTCTCCGACACCACCGACCAATCAGATCGCATCTCCTACGTCTCTGATGAGCACGGATCCACCAACGAGGACCCGGAGTTCTGCTTCGATGTGGATGGGGCCAACGAGCTCGGCCTGGAGGAAACACGGAGTTCTGCCGGAGTCAGGACAG AATCTCATCATGCCATCTCCGTGTCACGCCGTCCGTCTGCCCCTCCATCCGTCACCTCCTCCCATCGCTCCCAGTCCTGTCTCAGCTGCCCCAGTATGCATTGCTCCGGCTCGCCGCACCGACCTGCAGACGTGCAGAGTCTGACAG CGCCGGTCTTTACTTCCTGTCACCCtttgacctcctcctcctcccagagGACCCCCCTCTCTGTCCCCCTTCCCCCCTCGACCCGGCGAACCCAAAGCAGCAGAAGAGTGGGTTTCTGTCTGGCTGAGGTCCAGCAGGAGCTGCAGATGTTACAGAAACAGCTAAGAGGCGATGAGA GGTTTCCCAGCCCCCGGTCCAGACCCCTTTCTGGTTTCCCGCTGGCCCACCAGCAGCCGGTCGACCCGTCCTCCTTCCTGCCTCCCCTCTCCTTCCAAAGCTTCCAGCCGTCTCCGTTCAGCAGCGCCGCCAGCAGCATCAGCCTGGACGCCGGTGTGGCCATGAGAGGCGGGGCCGGCCTGCTGGAGAGCAGCGCATTGTGGGAAATGACCTACGGGAGCCGAGCGCCGAGAGTCGGAGCCGACCTGTCGACAGGATCGTCGGGGTACCAGTCGGGTACCAGCCACACAG GCTCAGATCTGATGAAGGAGCACCTGAGAGAGATCCGGAGTCTGAGACAGAGACTGGAGGACTCCATCCAGACCAACGACCGCCTCCGacagcagctggaggacaaaATGACTCGGACCGCCTCCGAAAAAG GTGGTCCCACCAACATCTACATCCAGGGTCTGGACTCAGTCAGCCAGCTTTCCAGTAAGATCCGACTCCTGAAGGAGGAGAACTTCAGTCTGCAGGCGCAGCTGAAACTCGCCGCCACAG AGGGCAGTAAGGAGGCGGAGCATCTCAGGGAGGCGGTGCTTCTGGAGCAGTCCAGGGTCAAGGAGGCGGAGCTAGATGCAGAGAGGTGGGCGGGGCTAAGCAGGCAGCTGCAAGCAGAGGCCGAGGTTCAGAGGCAGGAGGCCGCGCAGCTGAAACAGGACAGACTGAGGAACCAGGAGACCATCAACAG GCTACAGCACGAGGCGAgtgtcctgcagcagcagctgaacgaGAGCCGCAGTTTGGTCCCCGAGCTTCAGAACGAGCTTCAGACGCGACGCAGAGACACAG GACAGGTGAACGACAGCTTTGACCCCAGAGAGCTGCACGTTCAGCTGGACCACCAGCTGATTGGTCAGACGGACATGTCGCCTGCAGCCAGGAGGCGACTCTTCAGCG AAAATGTCCCGCCTCTTCCTGTCAGAGGCGCCGGAGTCTCTGGCGCTTCGTCTCCTCAACGACCcgagcagaaacacagagaggcaGCTGATCCAG aCACCTCGCCTCCGCAGGCTCCGGCCCCGGGCGGCTCCTTCGCTGACCGTCGTGGCTGCCACGCGCTCGGACACCTCCAGGACTTCAAggcgctgcagcagcagctgctggaggggaGCGCCCTCCTCCTCAATATGGAGGCTGCTCTGTGTTCCCTAAAGGCCTCGCAGCAGCTCCATCAG CCTTCAGACTCAGGATGTGTCAGAAAACTGCTGTCGGACTCTCAAACCCTGAACCGGATCCTGCAGGAGGCCCATTCTCTGCTGCGCAGGTTCTGGAGAGCCGCTCTGCCCGACTCTGACGGAACCAGACTG GACGGGTCCCTGGCGGAGGAGGTGGTTTCTCTGCGCCTGAAGCTGTCGGAGCGAGAGACGGCTCTGCAGGAGACGACGGACAGACTGAGGAGCTCCAGCCTCAGCAGAGACAGCATGGAGCGCCTCATCGTCAGCCAGC tgtCCAGAACCCGGGATGTCCTGCAGAAAGCCAAGTCCAACCTACAG gagaaccagctcaggatctcctcttcctcctccttcctcctcctccctcacctGACCTGTTAA